Within the Pseudarthrobacter sp. W1I19 genome, the region TGCAGAAAGCCGCCGCCAAAACCGCCCGCGAGGACGGTTCCGGCGACGGCCAGGTGAGGTAAGAAACTTCAGAACGGCTAGACAATGTCCTGGCTCTTGGCAAACCGGGTGATGGCGCGCTGGGTGCCGCGGTTGGCCAGGACCTGGATGATGGTGCTCACCGAGGCCGAGATCAGCGCGAACGTCAGCGCGGACTGCAGGCTGGTGGGGATGTCCTCGTCCTTGCCGGTGGGCGGCTTCCGGCCGGTGGACTTTTCCCAGATGGTATTGACCAGCTTGGTCCCGACGAAGCCGGCGCCAAGGCTTATGCCTGTACCGAGCAGCTTGATGAAGAGATTCATTCGGTGTACTCCTTGCGGGCGGAAAACGGACTGTACCCAGCCTAACCGCCCATTCTGCGGCAACGGCACAGCGACGGCGGCGGAGTCCGGGTGCGTCAGTTGACTGGTGGTTCCGTCCGGAACTTGATCATTTTGTGGGTTCCATCGCAGTAAGGCTTGATCGCTGAGGCGCCGCACCGGCACAGCGCCACGGTCTGGCGCTGCCGCGGGACGGGGGCTCCGGACGGCGTCACGATTTCGAAGTCGCCCCGAACAATAAGCGGGCCGTCGGGGCACACCACGATCGAGCTTTCGGCGGGTTCCTGGTTCATGGCTGCTCCTTGGGTACGTTGGCGGGCTTCAAATAGTGGTAGTGGGACCCCAGCTTGCCGCGGTGCCGGCGCCGAAGTTCGGCTTCCGAGTGGGCTGCGGTCTTGAGCCGCGCCCCGGCGTAAGGCACACCGCCGGCGAGCCTGAACCCAAGGGCTATCCAGATGCAGGCGGCCCGTTCCAGGACCCACAGCGGAGCGAACAATGTGGCCGGGAAGGGGAAAACTGCCCTGCCGGAATGCCGCCGTCGTCCCGTCTCGGCGATGAGGACCGGGGCGGCGGCCAGTGCCAGGAGGGCGGCCCGACGGCGGCCGGCGGGAAGGCGGGCAGCGCAGGCGATCACCGGGAGCAGGGAAAGTTCGACGGCGAGGCGCCGCGGCTGGGCGAAGTCGTCGTAGGCCTGGCGTGTGCGCTGCTTGAGGAAGTGCCGGAACTTCGGCGGCCTGCGGGGAACCATCAGATCAGGGACAATCCTTTCCCGGCCGCCGGCGGCTTTGACGGTGCGGATCAGCTCAAGGTTCTCGAACAGCACCGGATCGTAGCCGCCGGTAGCCAGCAGCGCGCTCTTGCGAACCGCCAGGGTGCCGGGGTAGTCCGCCGACCAGGCCCGGTTGATCAGGGTCCGCGCCGTATCGCACCAGGCATGCCACGGCAGCGGATCAAAGTAGTTCTGCGGCCGCACAATGTCCGCCGAGCTGAGGTGACGGACGACGGCGGCGAGCGACTCGCGTGTGTAGCGAACGTCGTCGTCGGCTATCACCAGCAGTTCCGCCGAGGAGGCGCGCACGCCAGTCATAACGCCGGCCACCTTGCCGTTACCGGCCGCGCTGTTACCGCTACCGCCGGCGCTGTCGCTTGCGGGCTCGGGACGGATGTGGCGCACTCCGGGCGGAAAGGCGGCCCGGTGCCGCTCGAACAGGCCAGGGGCGGAGCCGTCCACCACGGTGACCGGGATCCACCGAAGAAGCCGCTCGAGGTAGGCCGCAAGGTCCTGCAGCTCCGAATCCCGTTCCGACTCGGCAGTCCACCGCAGTGGCAGGATGTACTCCGCGGACGGCTCGACGGACGGGGTGCTCATGCTGCCGCCGATACGGCCCTCAGCGAGGTCACTCCATTTTCCCAGCTGGCCAGGAGGTGCGTGGAAAGCCTGCCGTCGATGGCCATGGCCGCCGTCGCCCCGAACAGGACGTCCGCGAGCAGCCCGGGCTCAGCTTCCACCAGGCCGCCTGCGAGGTCGCGCCCGGCGATCTGCTCGTGGACGGCGTCGGCTTCCACGTGCTCATCGAAGTAGTGGGTCACATCCGCGTCGAAGCCGTGCCGCCGGAAGCCGTTGCCATACAGCCGGTTGGGTTGGGAGGAGGTCATCTCGTAGAGGGCCAGGTGACCGGTGATGGCCCCGCGGAGCCGGCGGTTCAGCCCGAAGAGGGACATCATGTTCACCGCGGCGAGGGAGACGGCGGGGACAGCGTCGACGTATGCGCCGTACTGGTCGTCCATACCCAACCCGCGCATGGTGCGGGCGAACAGTGCGCTGTGCATCCGTTCGGCGCGTCCGCCGCCGTACTCGTCGGCCTGGATTTCCACGAGGGCAGCCTTGGCCCTGCCGGTGAGGCGGGGGATGGCCCAGGTGTGCGGGTCCGCTTCCTTGAGCTGGTAGATGGACTTGTGGACCAGGAACTCCTGGAGCTGGTCCAGCGTCGCCTTTTTGGCCACGAAGCGTGAGACGCTGGGCCCGGTGTCGCTGGCAGCGAGGCCGAACAGGATGTCCGCCACGGCGTCGCTGGTGAGCTCCGCGGCGGGCGGAAGGGTGATCTCTCCGGCGGCGGAGGCGGCGGAACGGAGCGCCGCCTCAAACGGCCGCTCCATGAGGCGGCGCACCCGGATCAGCCCGGGTTCCCACTCCCACTCGTCACTGATCCCTTCCAGCCCCGAGTAGTGCAGCTCGTAGAGGCAGAAGAG harbors:
- a CDS encoding DUF4235 domain-containing protein, whose translation is MNLFIKLLGTGISLGAGFVGTKLVNTIWEKSTGRKPPTGKDEDIPTSLQSALTFALISASVSTIIQVLANRGTQRAITRFAKSQDIV
- a CDS encoding iron-containing redox enzyme family protein, which encodes MKIPEPRGPITRALFRALTCTLGSGEGAAAVEELRLLAAPEVAASTDIIGDDDVQLALFCLYELHYSGLEGISDEWEWEPGLIRVRRLMERPFEAALRSAASAAGEITLPPAAELTSDAVADILFGLAASDTGPSVSRFVAKKATLDQLQEFLVHKSIYQLKEADPHTWAIPRLTGRAKAALVEIQADEYGGGRAERMHSALFARTMRGLGMDDQYGAYVDAVPAVSLAAVNMMSLFGLNRRLRGAITGHLALYEMTSSQPNRLYGNGFRRHGFDADVTHYFDEHVEADAVHEQIAGRDLAGGLVEAEPGLLADVLFGATAAMAIDGRLSTHLLASWENGVTSLRAVSAAA
- a CDS encoding CDGSH iron-sulfur domain-containing protein — translated: MNQEPAESSIVVCPDGPLIVRGDFEIVTPSGAPVPRQRQTVALCRCGASAIKPYCDGTHKMIKFRTEPPVN
- a CDS encoding glycosyltransferase family 2 protein — encoded protein: MSTPSVEPSAEYILPLRWTAESERDSELQDLAAYLERLLRWIPVTVVDGSAPGLFERHRAAFPPGVRHIRPEPASDSAGGSGNSAAGNGKVAGVMTGVRASSAELLVIADDDVRYTRESLAAVVRHLSSADIVRPQNYFDPLPWHAWCDTARTLINRAWSADYPGTLAVRKSALLATGGYDPVLFENLELIRTVKAAGGRERIVPDLMVPRRPPKFRHFLKQRTRQAYDDFAQPRRLAVELSLLPVIACAARLPAGRRRAALLALAAAPVLIAETGRRRHSGRAVFPFPATLFAPLWVLERAACIWIALGFRLAGGVPYAGARLKTAAHSEAELRRRHRGKLGSHYHYLKPANVPKEQP